The Mercurialis annua linkage group LG7, ddMerAnnu1.2, whole genome shotgun sequence genome includes the window atcactataaatacacattaagcaattggtttgagaatcacgaaattcattattcactaaatcactaaaattcaaaattgcttgtgaagcaatagtgctagcacacaagcactagttttggctaacatttgttcgtgtggatactcgtagaggacgcattatgttggaggcgtttctgatccgaggccaggtatcaccaaagtgaaccacctccttccttcctacattgttgttgaattcgacatacaagtaagtattaattttgtagttaatctatttattcaaattacatggatcttggtttaggttttagataaaaaaatttaaaattccgctgcgttatgaacctagaaaatcCAACATAATTTAGTACGAAGCAAGGATGCTTTGAGGACTATAATTTAGTACAAATGAATGAATGTAGTACGATTGAATGTAGTTGTGCAAGGATGCTTGAATGTAGATTTTTTATGAATTCCTGAAATTGTTTTGTGTGTGTGAAATTCACAGTACTTGAGTAATTCTATTATGTAAAATTCATCTCTTCTTTCCAATATATTTGTCTCAATGTTTCCTCTAAAATTCATTGTTCTTGAATTTGATGCTTGATACAATTCCATTCATAAAATAATCAGCcggttaatttaaaattatatagacAGTTAGTGGTTCATTCACAAAATAATCATTCGTTACACATCTAGAAGGTAAAGTAATCATTCATTCATAAATTAGCGCTACACCAAATATTGGTGTTATCGAACCAATCTGTAACGTAGTTGTACATAAAATACTAGTTTTATAAAACTAATATGTTACTTAGTTGTACCTATACTGAGGCGTTTAGTTCAGCACTTAGCAAAAAAATGACTGTACAGTCAGTCATTACATATGACATCCCAAAAAACAGCAGCCTATAATTTCTATTTACCATAAAAAACGTTTCCTTCTCGTAAAAGTACTTTCCTATGCTTTCTTGCGACGCAATGAAGACAACGCCTCGGCTAATTCCCCTTGTCTTTCCCCCTCGGCTAGCTCCTCTGATTGCACCTCTGCTGGCTCCTCCAATTGCAAATTTGTTGGCTCCTTAATTGCACCTATGCTGGCTCCTCCGATTGCACCTCTGCCAGTACCTCTGATTTCTCCTCGGCTTGAGCTTGAAACAGTTGGCATTGCGTAGGAAGGAGATGTTATTGTCGAAGCTGCTTCACTTGTTGTTGTGGGACGACTTCTGAGTTGAGGACTACCCAAAAATTTAGCCATTTTCTGGCCAGGCAGTTGTTCAACAAACCATAGAAACATAAAACATAACAATTCTACACAAAACAACACATAACAATTCAAGACCAAAGAACAATAAGATACCCTTTCATATCTGTTTCCTGTTTCCTCAATTGTAAGCATGCCATAACCTTCGCGAACCTGCAACCTCACAAGTAATTATTCATCAACAAAAGGATGTAATTTAATCAACAATATTATATTAACAGTAGAAGACAatgcatttttgttattttccatTTTGGCATTTTCTGTTTCAGTGTTTCTCCCGTGCTACATAGTCTGTTTGTGTAGACTCTCAGCTGCAATTTCTCAAGTACCGTTTATGGTGTGTCATGTCAGGGCAGTTATTAGAAACTATGCTAGAAATGCAGGAATAAACATGTTGTTGCAGCAGCAGGGTGCTATCTTATGGGGTGAAAACATCAGTTGGATCATATTTAGAAGGGTCAACACAGTACTCTAGAATTGTAAACATGTATTTCAGTGCTAGCTCTCACGTTACATATAACAGAAGGGTCAAATAAGCATCAAAGTCAAGTGTTAATGTACAATAGAAATAGCAAGCATCAAATTCAACAACAAACTAGCAACCTATTGAACAGCCGTCAAATCTTATCTAAGCTAGTTCCAGTTAAGAGACACTTGCTAAAAACATATACAGTCAGTTACtacaaaaacataaattacAAATTTCATTACTAACCTTTCAAAGCTCCTTTTGTCTGACTCGCTTCTCAAGCGAAGTTAATTTTAGAGGTCTCGTGCTAATTGATGGTTGTTGTGGGTCTGCTGGACTAGGATTGGTCTTCCGTGGTCGACCTCTTTTTCCCTGCAAAATAATTGAATGAGTAGAAGCCAGGTTTGGTGCCagcttaaataacaaaaataacaaaagtaATTACCGGACGCTTTTCTACATTTTGAACTGGTGTATTATGTCGTTCAGGGCATGTCCATTGTCCATACGTATTGCAAACCTTACAAGTCATGAGGATGCCACGCCTTCCCAACCTTGAAGAGGTCCTGGTTCTCTTCTTCAGGTTTTCTCCTTCACATGTTTTTAGGCTTGTCTAGCATTTTCTTAAAGAGCGGTGGCTTAATTGGATACCCCTCTGATGAAGGCCATATGTTTTTACCGTTCATAGGCTCTAAACCAAACTGGTATGCTGCATATACCGATGAACAGAGTAATATTCATCGACGCAGGTAGCTGTATCGCCGCTCTTCTAGTGAATGGCTACACAGGCATGTGGACAAGGTAGTCTAGTAAGCTGCCACACCCTACATACATAGGTCTGATTCCTCATATCAACCACAAATCCATCTTGTCCCATCGCGATTTGGAATTTATCGTTCAATCCCGGCTTAACTTGACACAGCCTGCTGAGGTATTTTTGCTCTTCAAGCTTCTTCCTTATTCGAGAGCAAATGTGTAAcaccccgtaaattttcagcatttttccgacaaattttccgatcgttttgaagtaaaaatcAAAGTTAATGGTCTAGTTCGTGTTGGTTCGTGAGTGGGTtaatttgtggttcaaccatttaatattttaaaatcaaaaagaaaaaaaaaagaaaaaagaaaaaatgttaattctcgtacgagacacaaggtctcgtacgagacctttgCTTTCaaaggcctggtctcgttcgag containing:
- the LOC126654431 gene encoding uncharacterized protein LOC126654431, giving the protein MLTIEETGNRYERVSYCSLVLNCYVLFCVELLCFMFLWFVEQLPGQKMAKFLGSPQLRSRPTTTSEAASTITSPSYAMPTVSSSSRGEIRGTGRGAIGGASIGAIKEPTNLQLEEPAEVQSEELAEGERQGELAEALSSLRRKKA